From one Actinomyces sp. Marseille-P3109 genomic stretch:
- a CDS encoding ROK family protein has product MSQDVLPSAPTTPSPSGEAPLVVGLDLGGTKMAAALVDVHGTLRGPVASCPTPAHDGPAAMLDSISALVQQVVTAGTHEAPGLPASVAAVGIGTAGVVDVETGTILSATDAITGWAGTQVAAGVRERLVSAGLGALPVHVENDVDAYAAGEAWLGAGAGSEVVLMVAVGTGVGGALVIEGRTRRGAHHVAGEIGHMPVPGAQGEPCTCGRPGHLEGISAGPQIYRRYLAKGGDPDVPDAREVERRADSGDGIAQEVYRDSAVCLGRALAGLVAVIDPDVVVVSGGLARAGELWWGPLRQAFASEIIDPLAPIKIVPATLGTTAPIVGAARGALVLAETRNGPA; this is encoded by the coding sequence ATGAGCCAGGATGTCCTCCCATCCGCCCCCACGACCCCATCACCGTCCGGCGAGGCGCCGCTCGTCGTCGGACTCGACCTCGGCGGCACCAAGATGGCCGCGGCCCTGGTGGACGTCCACGGGACCCTGCGAGGTCCGGTGGCCTCCTGCCCGACTCCGGCTCACGACGGCCCTGCCGCCATGCTCGACTCCATCAGTGCGCTGGTGCAGCAGGTCGTGACTGCCGGAACCCATGAGGCTCCAGGGCTGCCAGCCTCCGTCGCAGCGGTCGGCATCGGCACCGCCGGCGTCGTCGACGTCGAGACCGGGACGATCCTGTCCGCCACCGACGCCATCACCGGCTGGGCCGGCACGCAGGTCGCCGCCGGCGTGCGGGAACGGCTCGTCTCCGCGGGACTGGGGGCGCTTCCAGTCCACGTCGAGAATGACGTCGACGCCTACGCCGCGGGGGAGGCGTGGCTCGGTGCCGGCGCCGGTTCAGAGGTCGTCCTCATGGTGGCCGTGGGTACCGGTGTCGGCGGCGCCCTCGTCATCGAGGGGCGAACCCGCCGGGGCGCCCACCACGTCGCGGGGGAGATCGGCCACATGCCCGTGCCCGGCGCGCAGGGCGAGCCCTGTACCTGCGGCAGGCCGGGACACCTCGAGGGCATCTCCGCCGGTCCCCAGATCTACCGTCGCTACCTGGCCAAGGGGGGAGATCCCGACGTACCCGACGCCCGCGAGGTGGAGAGGCGCGCCGACTCAGGGGACGGCATCGCCCAGGAGGTCTACCGCGACTCGGCGGTCTGCCTGGGCAGGGCGCTGGCCGGCCTGGTCGCCGTCATCGACCCCGACGTCGTCGTCGTCTCCGGGGGCCTGGCCCGAGCCGGCGAGCTGTGGTGGGGGCCCCTGCGGCAGGCCTTCGCCTCGGAGATCATCGACCCGCTGGCGCCCATCAAGATCGTTCCGGCCACATTGGGGACCACCGCTCCGATCGTCGGCGCGGCCCGCGGCGCCCTTGTCCTGGCCGAAACCCGGAACGGGCCCGCGTAA
- a CDS encoding N-acetylmannosamine-6-phosphate 2-epimerase → MTEQTASHPSAEQQSADAHLHPVLERLRGGLIASAQAYPGEPMRDPRTMDEVAQACVAGGAVGIRAQGLADLALICQHVDVPVIGLWKEGHDGVFITPTLTHAIAVAATGSQIVALDGTRRPRPDGLSLAQTVEGLRQARPEVLIMADCGSLDDARAAQDAGVDILGTTLAGYTGERPKTDGPDLELVDQIAGVAEVPLVVEGRVHTPAQAAAAMEHGAFAVVVGTAITHPTTITSWFANALPGALWKG, encoded by the coding sequence ATGACCGAGCAGACAGCATCACACCCGTCCGCGGAGCAGCAGTCGGCGGACGCGCACCTCCATCCCGTCCTGGAGCGCCTGAGAGGAGGGCTCATCGCCTCCGCCCAGGCGTATCCGGGTGAACCCATGCGCGACCCTCGCACCATGGACGAGGTGGCCCAGGCCTGTGTCGCCGGCGGTGCCGTCGGCATCCGTGCTCAGGGCCTGGCGGATCTGGCCCTCATCTGCCAGCACGTCGACGTGCCTGTCATCGGCCTGTGGAAAGAGGGGCACGACGGCGTCTTCATCACCCCCACCCTCACTCACGCCATCGCCGTGGCCGCCACCGGCAGCCAGATCGTGGCCCTGGACGGCACGCGCCGTCCCCGTCCCGACGGACTAAGTCTCGCCCAGACCGTCGAGGGCCTCCGACAGGCTCGCCCCGAGGTCCTCATCATGGCCGACTGCGGGTCCCTGGATGACGCCAGGGCCGCGCAGGACGCCGGGGTCGACATCCTGGGGACCACCTTGGCCGGCTACACCGGGGAGCGTCCCAAGACCGACGGCCCCGACCTCGAGCTCGTCGACCAGATCGCCGGTGTGGCGGAGGTCCCGCTCGTCGTCGAGGGACGGGTTCACACCCCCGCGCAGGCCGCCGCCGCCATGGAGCACGGGGCCTTCGCCGTCGTCGTCGGTACCGCGATCACCCATCCGACCACCATCACGTCGTGGTTCGCGAACGCCCTACCGGGTGCCCTCTGGAAGGGCTGA
- a CDS encoding HU family DNA-binding protein, with the protein MSVNRTELIAAIAEKAGLTKTDADAFLGAFQDVLVENVAKGEAVKITGLMGIERVERAARTGRNPRTGEEIQIPAGYGVKVTVGSSLKKAVAE; encoded by the coding sequence ATGTCCGTCAACCGCACCGAGCTCATCGCCGCCATCGCCGAGAAGGCCGGCCTGACCAAGACCGACGCCGACGCCTTCCTGGGAGCCTTCCAGGATGTCCTCGTTGAGAACGTCGCCAAGGGTGAGGCTGTCAAGATCACCGGTCTCATGGGCATCGAGCGCGTCGAGCGTGCCGCACGTACTGGCCGTAACCCCCGCACCGGTGAGGAGATTCAGATCCCCGCCGGCTACGGCGTCAAGGTCACCGTCGGCTCCTCGCTGAAGAAGGCTGTCGCCGAGTGA
- a CDS encoding ABC transporter ATP-binding protein, producing MPASTSPASQLDSSHASHTVAALAGTPPRSASASVPALRLVGLVKAFDRKVAVDRLNLDIPVSSFYGIVGPNGAGKTTSLSMATGLLRPDAGQALVHGVDVWAEPLRAKALLGVLPDGLRTFDRLNGLELVTYSGLLRGLERDVVVPRATELVKVLGLWDAGTTLVADYSAGMRKKIHLACAMVHSPSILVLDEPFEAVDPISAQTIQAILKDYAAAGGTVVISSHVMSTVQRLCDHVAIINTGRVVAAGTTEQVAAGADLEQRFTELVGAQVRTEGLSWLRPSSS from the coding sequence ATGCCTGCCTCCACCTCTCCAGCGAGTCAACTCGACAGTTCTCACGCGTCTCACACGGTTGCGGCACTGGCGGGGACTCCGCCCAGATCCGCGTCCGCATCGGTGCCCGCACTCCGCCTAGTCGGCCTGGTCAAGGCCTTCGACCGCAAGGTCGCGGTAGACCGGCTGAACCTCGATATCCCGGTCTCCAGCTTCTACGGCATCGTCGGCCCCAACGGCGCCGGCAAGACGACCAGCCTGTCGATGGCCACCGGACTGCTGCGCCCCGACGCAGGCCAGGCGCTGGTCCACGGTGTTGACGTGTGGGCCGAGCCTCTGCGGGCCAAGGCGCTCCTGGGAGTCCTGCCCGACGGGCTGCGGACCTTCGACCGCCTCAACGGTCTTGAGCTCGTCACCTACTCCGGCCTTCTGCGCGGGCTCGAGCGCGACGTCGTCGTGCCCCGTGCCACCGAGCTGGTCAAGGTCCTGGGACTGTGGGACGCCGGCACCACTTTGGTGGCCGACTACTCGGCAGGCATGCGCAAGAAGATCCATCTGGCCTGCGCCATGGTGCACTCGCCCTCCATCCTGGTCCTGGACGAGCCCTTCGAGGCCGTCGACCCGATCTCGGCGCAGACGATCCAGGCGATTCTGAAGGACTATGCCGCTGCCGGCGGCACCGTGGTCATCTCCAGTCATGTCATGTCCACCGTGCAGCGCCTGTGCGATCACGTGGCCATCATCAACACCGGTCGAGTCGTGGCCGCAGGGACGACGGAGCAGGTCGCCGCAGGAGCCGATCTCGAGCAGCGCTTCACCGAGCTGGTGGGGGCCCAGGTACGGACGGAGGGGCTGTCGTGGTTGCGACCCTCATCAAGCTGA
- a CDS encoding transporter, with the protein MVATLIKLKWRLTLNALSRNVWAIVGTVIGALYGLGVLGMVLAGAVGLGLSSDPQVTALVLGSLGALLVAGWAVVPLLVTGVDSTLDPRAMAAWTAPSRGLAVGLLAAGALGIPGCLTAVICLIPALTWLVAGQTLAAFLALLCAPAALATCVILSRIVVTAAGISSSRRGRETTAIIAFLAVLAVTQLPNLISRLIGDDVSGFVEHIRAAARILGLTPFGWAFAAPGLVANGSVLAALALTIGAWIIPLALLPLWQRVVGGVMASPGTAQVRARAYAARGASADPHHESQPDVLPWARRLGALLPEPAAAVAARCLRYWRTDPRYLVQFLSILLMPVVLVLVPTLNSSTHTFYVNGQRLETSLAIGHAPVLLLFMAPALAMFMGWAIHDDLGLDSTALWSHISAGVRGAHDRLGRVVGAALWQVPLLLAVDLLMSLWTGQWAALPAVTGACLALHGCALAWSCLTSVLLPYETLAPGDSPMRSRTSGTAFLAAVIQMVAMLLLLGICSPVLGVAIYGVAQGSLLWEWGALALGGVWCSLALWVGVVIGGRLLDRRGPQVLATIRTWPGHAQPV; encoded by the coding sequence GTGGTTGCGACCCTCATCAAGCTGAAGTGGCGCCTGACCCTCAACGCCCTGAGCAGGAACGTCTGGGCCATCGTCGGTACCGTGATCGGAGCCCTGTACGGGCTGGGGGTACTGGGCATGGTGCTGGCAGGGGCCGTTGGTCTGGGACTGAGCTCAGATCCCCAGGTCACAGCACTGGTACTAGGCTCCCTCGGGGCGCTGCTGGTAGCTGGCTGGGCCGTGGTGCCCCTGCTCGTCACCGGGGTCGACTCCACCCTGGACCCCCGAGCCATGGCCGCCTGGACTGCTCCGTCGCGAGGACTGGCCGTTGGACTGCTAGCCGCCGGCGCCCTCGGCATTCCCGGCTGCCTGACAGCCGTCATCTGCCTCATCCCGGCTCTCACCTGGTTGGTAGCCGGGCAGACCCTGGCGGCGTTCCTGGCGTTGCTGTGCGCTCCGGCGGCCCTGGCCACCTGCGTCATCCTCTCCCGGATCGTGGTGACGGCCGCGGGAATCTCCTCGTCGCGCCGAGGACGCGAGACGACGGCGATCATCGCCTTCCTGGCCGTTCTGGCGGTCACGCAGCTGCCCAATCTGATCTCCAGGCTCATCGGGGACGACGTCTCCGGCTTCGTCGAGCACATCAGGGCGGCGGCCAGGATCCTGGGACTGACTCCCTTCGGCTGGGCCTTCGCCGCCCCCGGGCTGGTGGCCAATGGCTCGGTGCTTGCAGCGCTGGCACTGACGATCGGCGCCTGGATCATCCCCCTGGCCCTGCTTCCCCTGTGGCAACGAGTCGTGGGCGGGGTGATGGCCTCCCCGGGGACCGCACAGGTCCGCGCCCGCGCCTACGCCGCGCGAGGCGCGAGCGCTGACCCGCATCATGAGAGCCAACCCGATGTACTGCCGTGGGCACGCAGGCTCGGTGCTCTTCTGCCGGAACCGGCGGCCGCTGTGGCTGCTCGGTGCCTGCGCTACTGGCGCACGGATCCCAGGTACCTGGTCCAGTTTCTGAGCATTTTGCTCATGCCGGTCGTCCTTGTCCTGGTCCCCACTCTCAACTCCAGCACGCACACCTTCTATGTCAACGGGCAGCGGCTGGAGACCAGCCTCGCCATCGGGCACGCTCCAGTACTCCTGCTGTTCATGGCGCCGGCGCTGGCAATGTTCATGGGCTGGGCGATCCATGACGACCTCGGCCTGGACTCCACCGCCCTGTGGAGCCACATCAGTGCCGGTGTCAGAGGAGCGCACGACCGTCTGGGACGTGTCGTCGGCGCAGCGCTGTGGCAGGTCCCCCTGCTGCTGGCCGTCGATCTGCTCATGAGCCTGTGGACCGGTCAGTGGGCGGCCCTCCCAGCTGTGACCGGTGCCTGCCTGGCGCTCCACGGCTGTGCGCTGGCGTGGTCCTGCCTCACCAGCGTCCTGCTGCCCTATGAGACACTCGCCCCCGGAGACAGCCCCATGCGCTCGCGGACCTCGGGAACGGCTTTCCTCGCCGCGGTCATCCAGATGGTGGCGATGCTTCTCCTCCTCGGCATCTGCTCGCCCGTGCTGGGGGTGGCGATCTACGGCGTCGCCCAGGGCTCGCTGCTGTGGGAGTGGGGGGCCCTCGCTCTTGGGGGCGTGTGGTGCTCTCTGGCGCTCTGGGTCGGGGTCGTCATCGGGGGGCGGCTGCTGGACCGGCGCGGCCCCCAGGTACTCGCCACGATCCGCACCTGGCCGGGACACGCTCAGCCTGTCTGA